Within the Vibrio tasmaniensis genome, the region AAACTCAGTCCGACATTGGCTTGGAATTGGTTCATCCAGTCGGTATCAAAGCGGATGATGCACTCTTGCCCGTTACTTGGGATGTTACAAACACCGGAGGTGTCGTTATCGACAACGGTACCTAACCAACGTAGTTGTGTGTTTAGCGCTAATCGGTCACTAAATTTGTACTCTAAACCACCAAAGATAGAGGTTGAGAACCCATACTTATCTTTTGCCCAGTCTACATCGACGTAAGAAGCACCAAGGCCTAACCCCAAATAACCAGACAACACAGAAGAAGCTGGGTAGTAAATGCTACTTTGAAAGTGCAGGTATTGGATGGAGGAGCTTAGGTTGAGCGTTTCTAATTCAGAGCTTTGATTAGAATAGAAAAAGCCGATGCGTCCTTTTTCAAATGGCGTTTCAATCGCAAAGGTGTAGTTTTCAGACCCTTTCATATCATAGGTTTTACCGTCCTGGTCTTCGACACTGCCACCGCCTGTATAGCCCACCATCGGAGTAATGATGATTTCCGGCGAGGCATGTACGCTCGAAACGGAGAGAAGCGTAATCAGTGCCAATATATTTGCTTTGTTATTCATGAGTATATCCTTATCCATACACTTACTAATTGTGATGGTTACATCAATATTGTGCGACTAATTTCGACGATTCTTGAAGATACTTCACACACCTGATAGTACTTAAATAGAGACTCGACAAATTAATAATAAGCCAGAGGTGTCTATGGACCATAATCTGAAAAATGCCCTACAAATCACGGTTGTCATCTACGCAATCATTCTCTCATTTGGCTTTATTGCAATTGGTAGTTAATACCATCTATTGCGAGGCTGAGTTTTTATACTCAGGGAATCATGAATAGTGGGATTATAACCAATATTGATACAGCAATAGACTTAGACTATTACGCTAAGTTTATTGCTGGAAAAACAGCACTGGTCGCCCAAGGTGGCGGACAGAGAAGTATTTTTACTTCTGGAGTGCTGGATGCCTTTCTTCTTTCAAATTTTGATCCCTTCGACGAGTTTTTTGGTACCTCTGCAGGTGCTCTTAATTTGTGTGCTTATCTGTGCCGCGATAAAGGCCTTGGCCGTTCTTTCCTTCTCGACCTCACAACATCACCTGAATTCTTCAATCTCTTTTCTTATATACGACACAGAAAGAACCTTGGATTAGAATGGGCCTTAGAACAAATCATGGCTTACCCATATAAGCTTGATTTGGATTTAGGACGACAAACGCTAGGCGAACGCCACTTCTATGCAGCCGTCACGGATTCTAAAGACTTACGAGATCACTACTTCCCATTATTAGGGGAAGATTGGTACAAAGTGATGATTGCAACCTGTGCTATTCCTCGTTTGTACAATGATGAAATATTTATTGGCGACAGTTCTTATGTGGATGGTGGTGTATCAGCTTGTATCCCGGTTCAAGAAGCATGGCGTAGACAAGCCCGTTCCATTGTTGTGATCCGAACTGAGCCAGCGTTAGAGGAAGAGGTCGAGGTTCAAGCTAACAGTACGCGATTAAAAACACCCAAACCGATATCAGCCGAAGAACTGGAATGGTTCCGCGAATCTTTTGACAGTGTTCAAGGCCATTGGCAACAAAAAGTGGAACAGTGGAAAACCGATTGGAGCTCGTTCTTTCAACAACAAA harbors:
- a CDS encoding porin family protein, encoding MNNKANILALITLLSVSSVHASPEIIITPMVGYTGGGSVEDQDGKTYDMKGSENYTFAIETPFEKGRIGFFYSNQSSELETLNLSSSIQYLHFQSSIYYPASSVLSGYLGLGLGASYVDVDWAKDKYGFSTSIFGGLEYKFSDRLALNTQLRWLGTVVDNDTSGVCNIPSNGQECIIRFDTDWMNQFQANVGLSFTF
- the cydH gene encoding cytochrome bd-I oxidase subunit CydH; its protein translation is MDHNLKNALQITVVIYAIILSFGFIAIGS
- a CDS encoding patatin-like phospholipase family protein; the encoded protein is MNSGIITNIDTAIDLDYYAKFIAGKTALVAQGGGQRSIFTSGVLDAFLLSNFDPFDEFFGTSAGALNLCAYLCRDKGLGRSFLLDLTTSPEFFNLFSYIRHRKNLGLEWALEQIMAYPYKLDLDLGRQTLGERHFYAAVTDSKDLRDHYFPLLGEDWYKVMIATCAIPRLYNDEIFIGDSSYVDGGVSACIPVQEAWRRQARSIVVIRTEPALEEEVEVQANSTRLKTPKPISAEELEWFRESFDSVQGHWQQKVEQWKTDWSSFFQQQILSSKEQKRDRSHLDLLNGGRWLFGADDIYRLSHLIGDKFDSGLADMLMVHYQTYSLTQDFLNSPPDDAFVVQIAPSKPLKSNSLMSNKEDLLHDYDLGLEAGYRFVETYTSTKNARSSHMPQLATIAAEK